The following coding sequences lie in one Calothrix sp. NIES-2098 genomic window:
- a CDS encoding transposase family protein: MQWKRENFYLYGLVEPLTGENFIWEFSHLNAACFQIFLEKFSANYAQDIHIIQLDNGAFHFSQHLQIPENIILLFQPPHTPQVNPIERLWEEVKRYLAWESFGALDELRQFIWKRLEKLNTSTIASITGWDFILDALFESNFS; the protein is encoded by the coding sequence ATGCAATGGAAGCGAGAAAATTTTTATTTATATGGATTGGTAGAACCATTAACTGGTGAGAATTTTATTTGGGAATTCTCTCATTTAAATGCAGCTTGTTTTCAGATTTTTCTAGAAAAATTCTCGGCTAATTATGCCCAAGATATACATATTATTCAGTTAGACAATGGTGCTTTTCATTTTAGTCAACATCTTCAGATACCAGAAAATATAATTTTGTTATTTCAACCCCCACATACACCGCAAGTTAATCCAATTGAGCGATTGTGGGAGGAAGTTAAAAGATATTTGGCGTGGGAAAGTTTTGGAGCGTTGGATGAATTAAGACAATTTATCTGGAAGCGTTTGGAGAAATTAAACACATCAACCATTGCTTCTATTACAGGTTGGGACTTTATTCTTGATGCTTTATTTGAATCAAATTTTTCGTGA
- a CDS encoding putative transposase, whose amino-acid sequence MAGVTKVKIKESAEELHELLRKQKTALGKERIQALYLLKIKQVKTIQDLAVVLGRGSATVQRWLKVYAESGITSLVSRKKGSGRPPIINTDVREQLSKELEDPQGFKSYEEIRTWLKAVEGVEASYKVVHDTVRYQMKAKLKVPRAVGIKHQPEAEEEFKKNSHNT is encoded by the coding sequence ATGGCAGGAGTCACCAAAGTAAAAATAAAGGAGTCAGCCGAGGAATTACATGAGCTGCTAAGAAAACAAAAAACAGCATTAGGTAAAGAACGGATTCAAGCGTTGTATTTACTGAAGATAAAGCAGGTAAAGACAATACAAGATTTAGCAGTGGTATTGGGCAGAGGAAGCGCGACGGTACAAAGGTGGTTAAAAGTTTATGCAGAGTCAGGAATCACTAGTCTCGTATCAAGAAAAAAAGGTTCAGGACGACCACCAATTATTAACACAGATGTTCGAGAGCAGCTTTCAAAGGAACTGGAAGACCCCCAGGGATTTAAAAGTTATGAAGAAATCCGAACATGGTTAAAAGCGGTAGAGGGTGTAGAAGCTTCATACAAAGTAGTACATGATACAGTGCGTTATCAAATGAAAGCGAAGCTAAAGGTGCCGCGTGCAGTAGGCATTAAACACCAACCAGAAGCGGAAGAAGAGTTTAAAAAAAACTCCCACAATACCTAG